A window of Pangasianodon hypophthalmus isolate fPanHyp1 chromosome 29, fPanHyp1.pri, whole genome shotgun sequence genomic DNA:
GTAGGGtgtcacattttttattttagatttctcTAGGCCTTTGTGTTCTTACTCCGCCCTTTGGCAAAGCCTGCAATGTGGTCTATACCCTAAAACCCCTTGCAATTATACATGAAGACCAATCACAGCAGATGGGTTTGTTGACAACAAAGTAAGGCAGATGCAGAAACGACAGCAGAAAACATCATCAAAAAAGTTATTCCttctttcattattaatttaactTGTCATAAATTAACAGCTTATCTGAAACTAATTTATTAAACCAAGTGTGATCAGTTACCTAATTAATACTACTTAGCCTAAGTATTTGAAGTAGTATTAGGCCACACTATTTCAAATGTTTCAAGTAAAGCACGTagcattaatacattaactttTGTGCATGTAGCAGGACCAGTCACTTTGGGAGCACTTTGGGAATTAAACGTGTAAATAAAACCcaacaaataatattttgcaGTTCCAAATGCTTATTCCTGGATGGTTAACATAACTTACATACAACAAAGCTCATTATATATACCTTTTGTGATGTCTTTCATTATgaatgttttgctttgtttacaaGTGAAATAAGTAAGCAAACAGTGTTATCTGCCATTAGGCTTGATGTTGGGGGttgacatacagtcaggtccataaatattgggacggtgacacagttttggtaatttgcctctgtataccaccacagtttatttgaaatgaagcagtcaagatgtgactgaagcgtagactttcagctttaattcaaggggtttaacaaaaatattgcattaaccgtttaggaattacagacattttttacagagttcctccattttcacaggctcaaaagtaatgggacaaactaatataatcataaatattaggattatttttattacttggaggtaaatcctttgcagtcaatgactacctgaagtctggaccccatggacatcaccaaatgctgagtttcctcccttgagatgatttgccaggtctttactgcagccatcttcagttgctgcttgtttgtgggtctttctgccttcagatttgtcttcagtaagtgaaaagcagctcagttgggttgaggtcaggtgactgactctgccatttaagaacatttaatttccaagctcttgggctgcgttcacagtatgctttgggttgttatccatctgtactgtgaagcgctgtcctatcagttttgcagcatttgactgaatctgaggaGAAAGTACTGCTCTGTACACTttagaattcatcctgctacttctatcaacagtcacattatcaataaacaccagtgacccagttccgttggcagccaaacatgcccatgccataacacttcctccacatgtttgacggatgatgtggtatgctttggatcatgagcccttcctttccttctccatacttttctcttcccatcattctggtacaagttaatcttgcatcagaactggtcaggctttttttagaggttttttagcaaagtctaatctggcctttgtgttcttgagtgttaccagcggtttgcatcttgaggtaaaccatctgtatttacattcatgaaggtggctcttgattgtagactttgacaatgataggcctacctcctccagagtgttcctgacttggctagatgttgtgaaggggttgttcttcaataagaaaagaattctgcaatcatccactttagttgttttctgtggtctcccaggccttttggtgttgctgagctcgctggtgcattccttctttttaagaatgtaccaaattgttgatttggccctcctaaagtttctgctatctctctgataggtctgttttggtttttcagcctaataatggcctccttcacttgcatcaacacctctttggacggcatattgagagttctcatgaacagctaccaaatgcaaattcaacacttggaatcagctccagaccttttatctccttaatttatcatgatataaggaggaaacaggccacagctggccatcaAACTGCTTATCACTCAattgtcccaatacttttgagcctgtgaaaatggaggaactctgtaaaaaatggctgtaattcctaaatggttaatgcaatatttttgttaaaccccttgaattaaagctgaaagtctatgcttcagtcacatcttgactgcttcatttcaaatccactgtggtggcgtacagaggcaaaattaccaaaactgtgtcactgtcccaatatttatggacctgactgtatttgtTAAAACTGTAGTGCAGTATGAAACATCATAACCAAAATGCTGCACTGGCCAATCAAGCAATGCTTCCCTCTTAAAAATTATTTAGCCTTTCTCTGCTATCCTGTGATTTGTTAATTCATATTTTGTGACTCTTGGTTGGTATCACTCAGTGGCAAGCCTCCATAAAAGTACTGATCTAAATACAGCCAAAGAAGCCAGACAAACAAGCCAGAAATAATTGGTTGCAATGTGCATATCCTGGTGAATTCTGCCATTTGCCAGTAGTACCTCCATATAAATAATCTGTAGATTGCAGACATTAATTAGGTAATAATCTAAATTAGGTATTTGATCATAAAAAGCCAAAGTAATTAAAGTAAAGTAATTAAAGTAACAAAAAACACTGTAGAATGCATAGAGGGCACTCATGAGCAATCTTTCAAAGCCCCAAATGACAAGTggtagccaaaagtatgtagacacctgatcattacacccatatgaggttcttctccaaacttttgccacaaagttggaagcacacaattgtctagaatgtctttgtatgctgcagaaTTACAagttcccttcactggatctaagaggcccaaacctgcttcagcatgacaatgcccctgtgcacaaagtcaatctccatgaagacatggtctgTTCTAGGTTGGTGTTGAAGAACTctgcctgcacagagccctgacctcaaccacactgaacaccttcgggatgaactggaacacagatcgcaccccaggcctcctcacccgattttagtgcctgacctcactaatgctcttgtggatgaatgtTCAAAtacccacagccacgctccaaactctagtggcaTAGAGGAGACTAACTCCATAATAATGCTCACggctttggaatgggatgttcaaccagagcatatgggtgtgacggttgGATGTCCACATGTCCACAAGTTCTGGCTTGTTTGGCACAGCACTATTAGGCCTATGTGTTTCACAATAAggtataataatacaaataaacttTTGTTAAGtgcttaaatatttattaagtatttaatactttatctagaatgatcattttttaaaaagagcagTTTTGGTTAGGAATttgaaaatctttaaataaaaagtataccCAATTGAATTTAAAGAAATTTACTATTGTTTCTCTAGAAATGTACTGCCACTGATGTTCTGTATCTAACTGTCTTATCTAATCTCTCCCACAGGACACCATACCATGACTACATGACTGAAATGGTTGAAAAGGAAGATAAAGCTTTAAAGAGTAAAACATATATTGATGTAGAAATCTAAGGAAATCTATTACAAACTGACATGTGTCTGCAAAATTCTGTGCCTGTTTAATCTGTTTTCTTAAAGTCTGTATATATTTGCACGTGTCCACTTGTGATGTGATGAAAAGTAAATTTAGAAATGTACACTTGAGTGCTGACTGAGCATATGTAGCTgtcagcaccatggacagcaCCATATGATAATAACCTCAATAATtagaaattagtaaataaaaatttaattataaataaataaatgaataaataatgtttttggcAAAACTTTATTTCAAGAATTGTTTCATTACAGTACATCCCATAACTACAGATTCTGAAACTAAGTTTGACTTATAGGTTTACACTGGATGTGTGCAGTTAGCTTGAGGCATTTCAGCCGTTGATGGGAggtcatatagtgtacacacgtacacacacttcaatcacatgtatgtgtgtgtgtatatatatatatatatatatatatatatatatatatatatatatatatatatatatatatatatatatatatatatatatacacacacacacatacacacacacacacacagtatttgatatattattgattatatacaattttcataattttgcctctgcaCACCAAcataatggatttaaaatgaagcaatcaagatgtgattgaagtatagactttcagctttaattcaaggggatTAACAACAATAgaattaaccgtttaggaattacagccatttcaacaggctcaaaagtaactggacaattGACTGCTAAGCAGTTTCATGGACAGGTGTGActtgtttcctcattatttcatgacaaattaaggagatgaaaattctggagttgattccaagtgttgaatttgcatttggtagctattcatgggaactctcaatatgcggtgcAAAGAGGTATCAATGCAAGTggaggaggccatcattaggctgaaacaAAAGAAAGGCCTAtcagagaaataagagaaactttaggagtggccaaatcaagaACTTGGTAcatcttaaaaagaaggaatgcacgggtgagctcagcaacaccaggAAGGCCACAGAatacaactaaagtggatgatcgtaGAATTccttccttggtgaagaaaaaccccttcacaatatctagccaagtcaagaatactctcaaggaggtaggcgtatcattgtcaaagtctacaaatcaagagacgccttcatgaatgtaaatacagatggtttatcTCAAGATGAAACCACTCGTAACACTCAAGAAcggaaaggccagattagactttgctaaaaaacctctggggggaggggaaaaaaaaaaaaaaaaaaagcctgaccagttctgatgcacgATTGATTTGTATcagaatgatgagaagagaagagaatagaGAATGGAgcaggaaaggaagggctcatgatccataGCATACCGCATCAtcatgtggaggaagtgttatagcatgggcatgtatggctgcaaATGGAACtgagtcactggtgtttattgatgatgtgactgctgatagaagtagcaggatgaattctaaagtatatagagctatactttctgctcagattcagtcaaatgctgcaaaactgacaggacagcacttcacagtacagatggataatgacccaaatgtaccacaaaagcaacccaagagcttcttaaggcaaagaaatgaaatgctCTCAAATGGCCAGCTCAGTCACCTGAACTCGAGCcaattgagctgcttttcacttactgaaggcaaaactgagagaaagacccataaacaagcagcaactgaaggcggcaaatgtaagtcactcttgataagggcgtctgccaaatgccataaatgtaaatggtaatTAACTGGAACAGTGGAGGTCAAATTGAGTTCTGGAAGACCAATAAAACTTTCCAAGAGAACTGCTTGTAGGATTGCTAGAAAGGCAATCAAAACCCTGTTTGACTGCAACAGAACTTCAGGAAGATTTAGTAGACCCTGGAGTGGTGGTGCACGAACAAGTatccgaaactggacagttgaagactggaaaaagtccagctgattttttttttctaatttgtaACTGTCCAGTTTAGTTAAGTCTATGCCCATGATATCCTCAGATTCCaggtcttggctgacaggagtagagcccaatgtggtcttctgctgttgtagccctgttgaacctcaaggttcaatgttttgtgcattctgagatgtttttctgctcaccacagttgtaaagagtgactatatgagttactatatccttcctggcagctcgaaccaatctggccattttcctctgacctcttctcaacaaggcatttctacccACAAAACTGTCTCTTactcaatgctttttttttttttttgcaccatcctgtgtaaactctagagactgtttggtgtgtgagaaaatcccaggagatcagcagtttctgaaatactcaaaccagcccatctgacaccaaccaTCATGCCACAGACcggtatctgcatgattttatgcactgtgctgctgccatatgattggctgactagataactacatgaatgagcaggtatacatgtgttcctattaatgtggatggtgagtgtatgtaacAATGTTCTATTTCATCCTTGATCAACACCTGAATAACCTACAGGGTCACAAAGAGCCCACAAAGGTCCTCCCCCTCCATACCCCCAAAAAATTcagtgtgggaaaaaaaaaaacctgaaaatctAATGCTTAGTGAGCATGgtattttgtaaaaatgtgtttatggagccaatgttttttttgtaatttgctaTTATTCAGCTCACTGTTGTGGAATTGAGGACTGAAAGCAGTATAGGGATTTGCaaaatgtgtgtatagtttTGAAAAACGTGTTAATGCATTTAACACTCAGACACTGTTCCAGAATATCTTTAAGCAATTTTGGAAAAActataaagaggaaaaaacatctTAGGTTTCACATGTTAAAACAggatcatgataatgattactGTATTCATTAatataagaataaaattattttttacacatacaGGATCTCCACCGACTGACCAATTATCATCATGATTCACGTTACAGTTACCAATTTGTATAAAAGACTACATCGATAAACATGTTACCTCTCAATACAGCTACTGTTCTAAATAAATTGCATGCTAAAgtttaaataacagaaaatgttATTTGGGCAAACATTCTTTTTATCAGGTCAAAAAGAAGTGCCTATATTTAAATCCAGtacaaaaacactgttttaataGGGAATAAAAATCAGGTCTGTTTTTTCTCATATAACCTCATATGACCATAAATGCATAGCTGAGTAACAGCTTAGCATAATTTGTGATGGTATTAAGTAAGCTGCTGTTTATAGAGGAGGAAACTGCATTGCACAAGTAAAGTTGTGCAGTTGTGTAGTTATGAAATTgtgcaatttaaaaataaaatatcagttcTGATGGTCCTTTTTCAAGCCCCAGAGGCACTTGAAGGGCTGGAGATCTACCACCACTTCTCATAAAGGATTCTGTCCATAGACAGGCCAAGACTTTGCAGGTCTCTACTCACACTCTCAATCATGGGTGGCGGCCCACACAAATAACATAATGTGCGCCCAGGGTTAACATGACGCCTCAGCACCTCCTGTGATATTTTTCCACCTGTAAGTGAAGAGACAAAGTAAAAACATCTCATAACAGTAAATCAAGGACTCATGTTGTAAGCCTGTAGTCCTGAAATGACAAAACATCTTTCAGTCCCTCCAGCGATCGCGGAGcagaaaatcaacaaaatgtCGAATTTTTTTGCGATCCTGCATAATTCGCCATTTTAACGCATAATTGGTCATTTAAAATAGGCTACAAATTATCTCTAATTTAATTAGAGTTAACCTACTAATGCATGATTTTCACTAGGCTACAGATGTCGCTCATGTCGCACACTTGATGTCATCAGTCATCAAGTGTGAAACATGGCGAAAGCGAATCCTTCTCACTTGCCGTCTCACTTTATTGCCAAGGACTGAACGAAAAAACATCCCAGTGTATTACATGAGAGTTGGCGTAATTGGTTTTGCAGTCCTTATAAAATGTTGGATCACAAAAGAAAGTCTACTGTTGACTACCATCTCAGTGGGAGAAAACACCGGCAACAACTGGACCTGTGGAATGAAAGGAAATGCAGGCAGTCAACGATGTCAGAGCTAGCTGCTAGGATGATGGGTAAGACTGGGCAAGGCTGTGCACCGTACTCAATATACCCCTTTCCAAGTCTGATCATTCTTTGGTGAGAAAATTTCCCCAAGTCCCACAAGCTCCAGGAGAAATACTTGGGAGAAGTGTACAGACAGGAGAAGGAACgacttaaaaaaaacctttcaggGCAGCCAGTTGCGGTCATCTTTGATGAAACTCCATATGTGGAAGGAAGATGTGTTCTAAACATACTCATAGCACCACTAAAGAAAGATAAGTCCGGAAGAAACCTGTCATTGTCTTTGATACAGAGCATACAGAGAAGCACTGCAGTCCCTTTTCCCTCATTCCATCCATATTACATGCATGGCACACATCATGAATTTGATTGGAGGTGCTTCCTCAAAAGATACCTGTCCTACTTGTCTGGCGAAAAGAATGGCAGTAAACCAACCATGGCCCCATATCCATATGCTACCCGTTGGAACTCCTGGTTCTCAGCAGTGCAATATCATTCTGAGCATTTCACTCATTACAGGGAATTTCTACAGGCAGAAAAGCAGGTGCGTTTAAAGCATAAAATCAGTATAAGCTagttatttattgttgtgggtacagtatatataaaataacccTTACCACCTCTTCTTCCCCCTCCTCTATCTCAGGTGTGTTGGCGCAGTGCTCCACAATCAGTGGAAAATCTGAACAAAATGCTGGAAGACCCAGACTGTGCAGAGTCCCTACAGGTTCAACTGAACATTGTGTCTGACAAGTGCAAGGTGATCCTGCAAATCCTGGACCTTTTTCAAAGTAGACGCCCTATCACAAGGAAGGTATTTGATTATCTTGAGGATCTGCAGATGAACTTTGTGGCAAACAAAGAGCTCCATGATGAGGTGTGTAGTCAGTATTTCTCACATTTTCTGTTGCCTCATGAGCTCAAAACAAAAGCCTTAAATCAGGTGAAAGTAGCACTCAGTGATGCTGATGAAAAGCTGAGTAAGTACTTGGAGCATGGACAACCTGCCAATGAGGTTCATAAAGAGGTCAGAATTTTTGATCCATGATGCCTTGCATTCATGGATAACAGCCCCAACAGCTACAAAGCCATTCCTGTCTTCTCCTCAGTGCCTGAGGATGAGATGAATAGCTACATCATCAACCTGGGTTCAGGAGCACTTCGAACATCTGTGAGTGGGATTGCAGACCTTGACACCTTTTGGGTAGGTCTACAGGATAGGCTTCCTGTGTTGAGCAAACTGGCCCTTCGCTATAAAAATGCAGTTTCCAACTCTGCAGATGCACAACGCAGCAACAGCATCTATAAGCTTGTTCTCTCCAATATGAAGGCGCTCTACTTCAAGCAGTAACTTGAGGGCTCTGGTCTTCCTGTATTACATTCAGAAAGTGGACAGTGGCCTTCTGGAAATGGATGACCCACTGCTCGACACAGAGGCAATTACAACTGCTACACAGTTCCAAAATATGTTTGCAAGTTTAGCATATATTAGCATGGCCTATAATCAATGTTTGCATTCTACTTGTTTAAAGTATGAGTTGATGATAAAGTTtgattttgtgccaaaattgcAGAGTAGTGAATTAACAGGTTGAGGGATGTCACCTGCCTTTTTTGCTTTATGTCCGTGATCATCTGAGATATTGAGCCTGTGTGAATTGGAGTTACATATTGTATCTATGCATAATTTACTACAACTGCTTTGTGCGTGTTCACATAGTTCAGGTGGGGAAATTTTCTATGCTTATGTTGTTGTCAAAGTTGTTTAAAAGTTGTCTTGTATGTGTGTCAGAATTTGGgaagacacaaaaataaacaagctttatgcattttgtttgttttttgtcatcTATGACTAATGTACATCTAACATCATACATAATATGGTAATTGTGATAAcctaattattatattatatgtgatatgtgataacctaattattatattatattacctaattaaaaaaaattgcaaattttCCACATAATTCTGGAAATTACTACCACAAAATCAGATTTTTGAttgcaaaaatcacaaaaaaatcatgaaatccTGGTGGGACTGATCTTTAATTCAAATTGAGTGAAGACTTAAATGAAGCTAAATGAGATTATGTGGGACTCACTGGTTGTGTATGACTGGAGGCCCGGCTCGATTTCAAAATCTTGTCGCGTCACTAGGAAGTCGCAAGAGAATTTATCTGGAAATTCCCGACAAATACCAGTGATGctgttctgaaagaaaaaatgtatatacacacaaaaagacagTGATCCACTAAACATAATTGGTGATATAGTCAATTTAAAAGGATTGATGTCTGTATGCCATTTAAACAAAGAATTGTGGTAAGAAAATCATATTTCTGGTACACAGCAGTAACGTATTTAAGACTTGTATTAACCTTTGATTTACAAAAATAGAATTCAATATAAACTTCTTGTAtacaaatcaaatataaaatttgtTCTGTAGGTTCCTATAGTTGCATCTTCAgaataacatacagtacattacattatcattacatcttgaaattattattagGTCCAACACACTTTTGTAAGACTGCGCTACATTTGATTATTAGCAGTGATGattcaaacaaaaatatattctataaaaagtctacataaccctgttaaaactgcaggtatttgtgatgttaaaaaaaaatttaaaacaagatTAATCGTGTCAGACCTTTTTCTACCTTTAACGTGATaatgcaaccaacaaaattcaagcggaaaacaaatagaaatgtttcagagaacagaaaaacactTACAATAAACTGGTTGCACAACTGTACGCACCCGTTAACTAAAttctttgttaaagcaccttttgttatactacagcactcagtctttttgggtaagtgTATACCAACTTATCATGTCATGATTTgccaattttattccactctgcCATTCATTCTGCAGGATTTCGATAGGATTCAGATCTGAGCTCTGattgggccattccaaaacattgatcttcttcttctgaggCCGTCCCTTTTGTtaacttggatttgtgctttgggttgttattgTGCTAGAACATGAAATTTTTCTTCTACTTCAGCTAACAGAAgcctaacagaggcctgcagggcTTGAACCAAAACATTTGGGAAGTGgtagttcagtggttaagatgttggacttccaCTCAGAAGGTAATGAGTTCAAAtaccagcaccgccaagctgccactgctgggcccttgagcaaggcccttaaccctcaactgcttagtcgtataaatgagataattgtaagttacCCTGGATAAGGGCATTCACTGAGTTTAAATGTGATTGGTTatttctgagcacagtcacatgccccattataaaaggctgtgcacacttgtgtaaccaggttattgtaagttttttcttttcctttttttccccaccaaaaccttttctgtttgtttttcacttgaatgttgttggttgatatatcacattaaaggtggaaaacaATCTGATataatttatcttggtttaatttttttttacattacaaaaatctGCAATTTTAACATGGGTGtgaagactttttatatcccCTGTACATAcatggtgatcagtgatgaaAAACATGTGATATGTCATTAAGAGGCTGTATATtcttctcatacacactcactttgAACAGCAACTCCTTTGTGTTCTTGGCACTgtaacagaggtgtgtgtgtcctggtgtGTATGCGTGTGGCAGTCGGAGAAGATCTACAGCATGCATTAGGATGGAGTAAAGGGGGTTGATACCAACGCCACCAGCCACCAAAAGCAGGTCCACAGTATGATCAGATGGCATGGGGTCGAAATAAAAATCCCCCCCGACTCGCACTTCCACTTGTGAGCCTAACGTACACTGatggtgtgagagagaaaaaggcagCTCAATCAATTCAGTTTCTCAATATATTAAATGCAAAGTGCAGGCTTTGACTGTCAAAGTAAATCAAAATTCTAATCTTTGCATGTAGAAAATGTTTCTTGAAATGTTTAAACCatagttttaaaaaacagattgCCACTGAAATCTATACCAAGACATGATGAGTCACATCTCAACAGTTCAATGCTCAGTGATTGTTAGCTCTGTTCCTGGAGACATTCCTACAGAATAGATGTCTagatttattgtaaataatccAACAGACAACATAAAACCATTC
This region includes:
- the oxnad1 gene encoding oxidoreductase NAD-binding domain-containing protein 1 isoform X3; translation: MSSRQADHLERTASVHRQKATFSARVCAITNESDTVKRLQLEVPHPEFSFRAGQWVDFFIPGMEKVGGFSVCSSPDLLHREQVIELAVKYTQHPPAHWIHTKCTLGSQVEVRVGGDFYFDPMPSDHTVDLLLVAGGVGINPLYSILMHAVDLLRLPHAYTPGHTHLCYSAKNTKELLFKNSITGICREFPDKFSCDFLVTRQDFEIEPGLQSYTTSGKISQEVLRRHVNPGRTLCYLCGPPPMIESVSRDLQSLGLSMDRILYEKWW
- the oxnad1 gene encoding oxidoreductase NAD-binding domain-containing protein 1 isoform X1 translates to MSLRCVLITARCFAGASRSLRATSNLLCSSRNMSSRQADHLERTASVHRQKATFSARVCAITNESDTVKRLQLEVPHPEFSFRAGQWVDFFIPGMEKVGGFSVCSSPDLLHREQVIELAVKYTQHPPAHWIHTKCTLGSQVEVRVGGDFYFDPMPSDHTVDLLLVAGGVGINPLYSILMHAVDLLRLPHAYTPGHTHLCYSAKNTKELLFKNSITGICREFPDKFSCDFLVTRQDFEIEPGLQSYTTSGKISQEVLRRHVNPGRTLCYLCGPPPMIESVSRDLQSLGLSMDRILYEKWW
- the oxnad1 gene encoding oxidoreductase NAD-binding domain-containing protein 1 isoform X2, whose amino-acid sequence is MSLRCVLITARCFAGASRSLRATSNLLCSSRNMSSRQADHLERTASVHRQKATFSARVCAITNESDTVKRLQLEVPHPEFSFRAGQWVDFFIPGMEKVGGFSVCSSPDLLHREQVIELAVKYTQHPPAHWIHTKCTLGSQVEVRVGGDFYFDPMPSDHTVDLLLVAGGVGINPLYSILMHAVDLLRLPHAYTPGHTHLCYSAKNTKELLFKNSITGICREFPDKFSCDFLVTRQDFEIEPGLQSYTTSGKISQEVLRRHVNPGRTLCYLCGPPPMIES